A genomic segment from Nicotiana tabacum cultivar K326 chromosome 9, ASM71507v2, whole genome shotgun sequence encodes:
- the LOC107832136 gene encoding uncharacterized protein LOC107832136, whose amino-acid sequence MIFSSFPVYLDHPNLQQLQQPDHQQGNPGLENPQLPPHQLPAQVGGGLGSIRPGSMVDRARMAKIPLPEAGLKCPRCDSTNTKFCYFNNYSLTQPRHFCKSCRRYWTRGGAMRNVPVGGGCRRNKRSKSSNNNNNISKSTGGQMGNSNIIISTSASPSSCSMEIIGHQFSQPSTQFTPLMAAFQNLNNYGEGFGTEMGFQTGNNNNNNNLLPSLAANFEHTTNLYPFQVQGESTIEASNGVSQVAPPVKMESNSTKQFLGSLENNQYWGFLV is encoded by the exons atgatTTTCTCATCTTTTCCAGTCTATTTAGATCATCCTAATTTGCAACAG TTACAACAGCCAGATCATCAACAAGGAAACCCTGGCCTTGAAAATCCTCAGCTCCCACCACACCAGCTACCCGCTCAGGTGGGTGGCGGGCTGGGCTCGATCAGGCCCGGTTCCATGGTCGATCGAGCCCGGATGGCAAAAATTCCACTGCCAGAAGCTGGACTAAAGTGTCCTAGGTGTGATTCAACAAATACTAAGTTCTGTTACTTCAATAATTACAGTCTTACACAGCCACGCCACTTCTGTAAGAGTTGTCGTCGTTATTGGACCAGAGGAGGTGCCATGAGAAACGTGCCGGTCGGAGGCGGCTGCCGGAGGAATAAGAGAAGTAaaagcagtaacaacaacaataatatttcaaaatcaacCGGAGGACAAATGGGTAATTCTAATATTATTATTTCAACAAGTGCAAGTCCTTCAAGTTGTAGCATGGAAATTATTGGCCATCAATTTTCACAACCATCTACACAATTTACACCCCTTATGGCTGCTTTCCAAAACCTAAATAATTATGGAGAAGGATTTGGTACTGAAATGGGATTTCAGACcgggaacaacaacaacaacaataatttatTGCCATCTTTGGCAGCTAACTTTGAGCATACAACAAATTTGTACCCTTTTCAAGTTCAAGGTGAAAGTACTATTGAAGCATCAAATGGGGTTTCTCAAGTTGCACCACCAGTGAAAATGGAGTCAAATTCTACCAAACAGTTTTTGGGTAGTTTGGAAAATAATCAATATTGGGGTTTTCTGGTCTAA